A single region of the Thermodesulfatator indicus DSM 15286 genome encodes:
- the aroD gene encoding type I 3-dehydroquinate dehydratase has protein sequence MICVSLVEKTRGEALQALARAESLADLIEIRLDALESPEIDLFLERANKSLLFTYRAREEGGLKESSLEERLNYLNQAAQKKAFAVDLELASGEQAISELKRACQKTKLLLSFHNFQGTPAQEELKEIARQMKEAGADLGKIVTYAREPEEALIPLSLISWARKELSFPLIAFAMGEAGCFSRVVCLLLGSPWTYAALPLGEKAAPGQLRADTLRSIFEKLKTT, from the coding sequence ATGATTTGTGTTTCTCTGGTAGAAAAGACCCGGGGCGAAGCCTTACAGGCTTTGGCCCGGGCGGAAAGTTTGGCGGATTTAATAGAAATTCGTTTAGATGCCCTTGAGTCTCCTGAAATAGATCTTTTTTTGGAGAGGGCAAATAAATCTCTTCTTTTCACCTATCGCGCCAGAGAAGAAGGCGGTCTTAAAGAAAGCTCTTTAGAAGAGCGCCTAAACTATCTTAACCAGGCGGCTCAAAAAAAGGCCTTCGCCGTAGATTTGGAATTAGCTTCTGGTGAGCAAGCCATCAGTGAATTAAAAAGGGCCTGCCAGAAGACCAAGCTTTTACTTTCGTTTCATAATTTTCAGGGCACTCCTGCGCAGGAAGAATTAAAAGAAATTGCCAGGCAAATGAAGGAAGCCGGTGCTGACCTAGGTAAAATAGTTACTTATGCCCGCGAGCCTGAAGAAGCCTTAATTCCTTTATCTTTAATTTCCTGGGCTAGAAAGGAACTATCTTTTCCCCTGATTGCTTTTGCCATGGGAGAGGCCGGCTGTTTCTCAAGGGTCGTGTGCCTTCTTCTCGGTTCTCCGTGGACTTATGCGGCTCTTCCTTTAGGGGAAAAAGCAGCTCCTGGCCAGCTTCGCGCTGATACCTTACGCTCTATTTTTGAGAAGCTAAAAACTACTTAA
- a CDS encoding IMP cyclohydrolase: MAPIKRALISVTDKTGVAEFAKALHELGVEIISTGGTARVIREAGVPVVDVSEVTGFPEMLDGRVKTLHPKIHGGILAIRSNPEHMRQLEEQGIKPIDLVVVNLYAFEKTVASGASLEDAIENIDIGGPTLLRASAKNFRDVTVVVDPADYELVLKEMRENNGETTLKTRFELARKVFETTSKYDTAIANYLKTIDPSSLA; the protein is encoded by the coding sequence ATGGCCCCTATAAAAAGAGCGCTTATTAGTGTTACGGATAAAACAGGAGTAGCGGAATTTGCTAAGGCCTTACATGAGTTAGGCGTAGAAATTATTTCCACCGGAGGCACGGCAAGGGTCATACGAGAGGCTGGCGTTCCTGTAGTTGATGTTTCTGAGGTTACCGGCTTTCCAGAAATGCTTGACGGCCGGGTAAAGACCCTTCATCCCAAGATCCACGGCGGTATCCTGGCCATACGTTCTAACCCGGAACACATGCGCCAGTTAGAAGAGCAGGGCATAAAGCCTATTGATCTAGTAGTGGTAAATCTTTACGCCTTTGAAAAGACTGTGGCCTCTGGGGCAAGCCTTGAAGACGCCATTGAAAACATAGACATTGGCGGCCCCACCCTTTTAAGGGCATCGGCCAAAAACTTCCGCGATGTTACCGTGGTGGTTGATCCAGCTGATTACGAGCTGGTTCTTAAAGAAATGCGCGAAAACAACGGTGAAACCACCTTAAAAACCAGGTTTGAACTGGCCCGCAAAGTCTTTGAAACCACAAGCAAGTACGACACGGCCATAGCCAATTATTTAAAGACTATAGATCCGTCATCTTTAGCCTGA
- the ahbC gene encoding 12,18-didecarboxysiroheme deacetylase produces MIGISKLYCGTVEASDPLRYGRRAKDLPSHLLQFSKDKKPVVVWNVTKRCNLRCIHCYAHATAKADPDELTTKEGMALIEDLAQFGSPVMLFSGGEPLMREDILDLIHKAVSLGMRAVISTNGILIDRPLARELKKLGLSYVGISIDGLEEVHDKFRGVKGAFAKAMEAVENCQAEGIKVGLRFTINRLNAQEIPKVFDLVEERKIPRICFYHLVYAGRGTKLMEEDLNHEETRYWVDYIIDRTKELHDKGLKVEVLTVDNHADGPYLYLRMKREGNPRAEEVLELLRMNGGNNSGVGIGCVSWDGSVHADQFWRHYSFGNVRERPFSEIWMDTSDPLMAKLKEKWKHVKGRCAKCRFLDCCAGNFRVRAEAATGDLWAPDPACYLTDEEIGLK; encoded by the coding sequence GTGATAGGAATTTCTAAACTCTATTGTGGAACAGTAGAAGCCTCTGACCCTTTACGCTACGGCCGCCGGGCCAAAGATTTACCTTCTCATTTACTCCAGTTCTCTAAAGATAAAAAGCCGGTCGTGGTCTGGAACGTTACTAAGCGTTGTAACTTGCGTTGTATCCATTGTTACGCCCACGCTACGGCCAAGGCTGACCCTGACGAACTCACCACTAAAGAAGGCATGGCCTTGATTGAAGACCTGGCTCAATTTGGCTCACCGGTCATGCTTTTTTCAGGCGGTGAGCCCCTTATGCGGGAAGACATTTTAGATTTGATTCACAAGGCCGTGTCTCTTGGGATGCGGGCCGTTATTTCCACTAACGGCATTTTGATAGACAGACCTCTGGCCCGCGAGCTTAAAAAACTCGGTTTATCTTATGTGGGAATTAGCATTGACGGGCTTGAAGAAGTTCATGATAAGTTCCGGGGAGTCAAAGGGGCCTTTGCCAAGGCCATGGAGGCCGTGGAAAACTGCCAGGCTGAAGGCATAAAAGTTGGCCTTCGTTTTACTATTAATCGCCTCAATGCCCAGGAAATCCCTAAAGTGTTTGACCTGGTTGAAGAGCGAAAGATTCCGCGCATCTGTTTTTATCATCTGGTTTACGCCGGCCGGGGCACCAAACTCATGGAAGAAGACTTAAACCACGAAGAAACCCGCTACTGGGTAGACTATATAATCGACCGCACTAAGGAACTTCATGATAAAGGCCTGAAAGTAGAGGTATTAACCGTGGATAACCACGCTGATGGCCCTTATCTTTATCTGCGCATGAAACGCGAAGGTAATCCTCGGGCCGAAGAGGTTCTTGAACTTTTGCGCATGAATGGGGGGAACAATTCCGGAGTGGGCATTGGTTGTGTATCCTGGGATGGCTCAGTCCATGCTGATCAGTTCTGGCGCCACTATTCTTTTGGTAACGTGCGCGAGCGCCCGTTTAGCGAAATCTGGATGGACACCAGTGACCCTCTTATGGCCAAGCTTAAGGAAAAATGGAAGCACGTAAAAGGCCGCTGTGCCAAGTGTCGTTTCCTTGATTGCTGTGCTGGGAATTTCAGGGTGCGAGCTGAAGCCGCCACTGGCGACCTCTGGGCCCCTGATCCGGCTTGTTATCTTACTGACGAAGAAATAGGTTTAAAGTAA
- a CDS encoding response regulator: protein MKRKVLLGLAEALALDFEKILAEENLNVIKASDGQELLDLAREEKPDLIILERKLPVLDGLSAVLLLKNDPETQNIPVIVVCECRERQEEEATDAGCDAYLTRPLTNDKIKEILNRFYRES from the coding sequence ATGAAGAGAAAAGTCCTTTTAGGTTTGGCTGAAGCCCTTGCTCTTGATTTTGAAAAAATATTGGCCGAAGAAAATTTAAATGTTATTAAGGCCTCTGATGGCCAGGAACTACTTGATTTAGCCCGCGAAGAAAAACCGGATCTTATTATTCTTGAAAGGAAGCTTCCTGTTTTAGATGGTCTTTCAGCTGTTCTTCTTCTCAAAAATGATCCTGAAACTCAAAATATACCGGTAATAGTGGTATGTGAATGTCGGGAAAGGCAGGAAGAAGAAGCTACTGACGCTGGTTGTGATGCCTATCTTACCAGACCTTTAACTAACGATAAAATTAAAGAAATTTTAAATAGATTTTACCGGGAGAGCTAA
- a CDS encoding AAA family ATPase: MVVPRFGTQQTRSRGGSSHQQALINFDLTPEDLEIYLDEYVIGQREAKAVLATKICTHFRRVRYMLERGGRFQDAGFVKNNVIMIGPTGVGKTYMVKLLAQKLGVPFVKGDATKFSETGYVGGDVEDLIRDLVHEADGDIERAQFGIVYLDEIDKIASSGNLIGPDVSRTGVQRALLKPLEETEVDLRVPHDPVSQLEAIEHYRRTGQKKRRTINTRYVLFVVSGAFSGLEEIIKKRLRKQGLGFMAEVASKQDAEVNYLRFVKTEDLIEYGFESEFVGRLPVITVFDPLTVDELYEILCNPNSSVIVNKKRDFRAYGINLVFEDEALKLLAIQAEKEKTGARALVRVIERALIPFEKRLPSLRARFFVVTKELVEDPQGMLATFEANPHDPSWEARYKRALEEETKRIKKFIEERQKKLWRGKGIKLTPERMELAIALHRRDDFDLHQALEELFILMRQVKNYERSFERRTGFKVSFSDEALDLILRHIIEMDQGVYAYCDRILNLLEYGLRLVNERTGQVQFTIPKEAIEQPDLYLNSLIRHTYSGKKS, encoded by the coding sequence ATGGTAGTTCCCAGATTTGGCACCCAACAGACTCGTTCAAGGGGAGGCTCCTCCCACCAACAGGCCTTGATTAATTTTGACTTAACCCCTGAAGACCTTGAAATCTATCTCGACGAATACGTTATTGGCCAGCGTGAGGCCAAGGCCGTTCTCGCCACCAAGATTTGTACCCATTTCCGTAGGGTGCGTTATATGCTTGAACGAGGTGGTCGCTTTCAAGACGCTGGTTTTGTTAAAAATAACGTCATTATGATTGGCCCCACCGGAGTGGGGAAGACTTACATGGTAAAACTCCTGGCGCAAAAATTAGGAGTTCCTTTTGTAAAGGGAGACGCCACGAAATTTAGTGAAACCGGCTATGTAGGTGGCGATGTGGAAGACCTGATTAGGGATCTCGTCCACGAAGCTGATGGTGATATTGAACGGGCCCAGTTTGGCATTGTTTACCTTGACGAAATAGACAAAATTGCCTCTTCTGGCAATCTAATAGGCCCTGATGTTTCCCGCACCGGTGTTCAACGAGCCCTTCTTAAGCCCTTAGAGGAGACAGAAGTTGATTTAAGGGTCCCTCATGACCCGGTTAGCCAGCTAGAGGCCATTGAGCATTATAGGCGTACCGGCCAGAAAAAACGTAGAACTATTAACACCCGCTACGTGCTCTTTGTAGTCTCCGGCGCCTTTAGCGGCCTTGAAGAGATAATAAAAAAACGCTTGCGTAAACAGGGCCTCGGGTTTATGGCCGAAGTTGCCTCTAAACAAGACGCCGAAGTTAATTATTTGCGTTTTGTGAAGACCGAAGACCTTATTGAATACGGATTTGAGTCTGAATTTGTAGGGAGGCTTCCGGTAATCACGGTCTTTGATCCTCTTACCGTTGATGAACTTTACGAAATCTTATGTAATCCAAATAGCTCGGTAATAGTTAATAAAAAGAGGGATTTTCGTGCTTACGGCATAAATTTGGTTTTTGAAGACGAAGCCTTAAAACTCCTGGCTATTCAGGCGGAAAAAGAAAAGACCGGAGCCCGGGCTTTGGTACGGGTTATTGAGAGGGCGCTAATTCCTTTTGAAAAGAGACTTCCCTCCTTAAGGGCTCGCTTTTTTGTAGTTACTAAAGAACTGGTTGAAGATCCTCAAGGAATGTTGGCCACCTTTGAGGCCAACCCTCATGATCCGTCATGGGAAGCCAGATATAAAAGGGCTCTTGAAGAAGAAACCAAGCGCATCAAAAAATTCATTGAGGAGCGGCAAAAAAAGCTCTGGCGCGGCAAGGGTATAAAACTTACCCCTGAGCGTATGGAGCTGGCTATCGCTCTTCACCGTCGCGATGATTTTGATCTTCATCAGGCCCTTGAGGAGCTTTTTATTTTGATGCGACAGGTCAAAAACTACGAACGTAGCTTTGAACGGCGCACGGGGTTTAAGGTTTCTTTTTCTGATGAAGCCCTTGATTTGATACTTAGGCACATTATAGAAATGGATCAGGGTGTTTACGCTTATTGTGATAGGATTTTAAATCTTCTCGAGTATGGTTTAAGGTTGGTTAATGAGCGTACCGGGCAGGTTCAGTTTACTATTCCCAAAGAAGCTATAGAACAGCCTGATCTGTATTTAAATAGCCTTATAAGGCACACCTATTCCGGTAAAAAGTCATGA